In Sulfuricurvum sp. IAE1, one DNA window encodes the following:
- a CDS encoding CBS domain-containing protein, translating to MIKKFWTEHIVFVLGSMLSIILLVIFFIFQYNESVLLNLETRWLLVAGIPLLATLFIGGYIKSFKGFGVELEAKLKNSVSTVILTATAIAKELKSGDKGSAQYLQSLLEQSRPNLDKLVFTEGKQNYYDVHMVSEYIEKLSSLKYIEIQDSSGKFLALIPISTFKNRQQNNSNNIARLIRALEEMNIFSTFDNVIIKTAIEQDTLIIDALRLMKKQHVRKAVVVDENKKFVGLLEARVLEQRIAEEVLSTIDTRV from the coding sequence ATGATTAAAAAGTTCTGGACTGAACATATTGTATTTGTTTTAGGTTCAATGTTATCAATAATACTTTTAGTTATTTTTTTTATATTTCAATACAATGAATCAGTACTATTAAACCTTGAAACACGTTGGTTACTTGTTGCTGGAATTCCATTACTTGCTACTCTTTTTATTGGTGGCTATATTAAAAGTTTTAAAGGATTCGGAGTAGAACTTGAGGCAAAATTGAAAAATTCTGTTTCCACTGTTATTCTTACTGCAACAGCAATTGCAAAAGAATTAAAAAGTGGTGATAAAGGAAGTGCACAATACCTTCAATCATTATTAGAACAAAGCAGACCTAATCTTGACAAGTTGGTTTTTACTGAAGGAAAACAAAATTACTATGATGTTCATATGGTATCAGAATACATCGAAAAGCTATCTTCCCTCAAATACATTGAAATACAAGATTCTTCTGGAAAGTTTTTAGCATTGATACCAATTAGTACGTTTAAAAATAGACAGCAGAATAATTCAAACAATATTGCTCGTCTCATTAGAGCATTAGAAGAAATGAATATTTTCTCAACTTTTGACAATGTAATTATAAAAACTGCAATTGAACAAGATACTCTGATAATTGATGCATTAAGATTAATGAAAAAACAACATGTTAGAAAAGCTGTTGTAGTGGATGAAAACAAAAAATTTGTTGGATTACTCGAAGCAAGAGTACTAGAGCAAAGAATAGCAGAAGAAGTGTTGTCTACGATTGACACACGTGTCTAG
- a CDS encoding type II toxin-antitoxin system RelE/ParE family toxin, which produces MKIKFDPEFLYLLTEQIEVIALDKPKAAKAFKQEFFEKCRSLGEMPYRCRKSIYYDDNNVRDMIYKGYTVVYVIREDEIVILSLINHQNFNSGSIEL; this is translated from the coding sequence ATGAAGATTAAATTTGATCCGGAATTTTTGTATCTACTGACAGAACAGATCGAAGTTATTGCGTTGGACAAACCCAAGGCGGCAAAAGCGTTTAAACAAGAGTTTTTCGAAAAATGCCGTTCACTGGGTGAAATGCCGTATCGATGCCGTAAGTCTATTTATTACGACGATAATAATGTCCGTGACATGATCTATAAAGGTTATACCGTTGTTTATGTAATACGTGAAGATGAAATCGTCATTCTTTCGCTGATCAACCACCAAAACTTTAACTCCGGAAGTATCGAACTATGA
- the murC gene encoding UDP-N-acetylmuramate--L-alanine ligase, with translation MKIHFIGIGGIGISGLAKYMRFSGHEVSGSDMKATHITQRLIDRGITVHIGHNAANIPEGCDLVIHSAIIKPTNSEIVEARARGIEVLHRRDALLRILKEKKVYAVCGAHGKSTTTAILASIMSGSAIIGAESKGFGSNVRYDGSTDVMLFEADESDGSFLNSNPYCSIVTNAEPEHMEYYNYNIDEFHNAYRRFVEMAPLRVINAEDPFMATLECDAIRLYPSTDITNITYILLDDEPYTRFTLKNMGEFEVWGFGEHIAMDASLAILAAAQTMSIAAIRANLLHFKGIKKRFDVIFKGTERVIIDDYAHHPTEIKATMESLKTYAALKGFDRIVAIWQPHKYSRTIDNLDAFVECFEGCDDLVILPVWAASEEPREIDFEGRFKRYNPMMCDKLIRSGDTIDAIVGDAVAATFDKGLIVGFGAGDLTYQLRGVK, from the coding sequence ATGAAAATCCATTTTATCGGAATCGGCGGAATCGGTATTTCAGGACTGGCCAAATACATGCGTTTCAGCGGTCATGAAGTGAGCGGATCGGACATGAAAGCGACCCACATCACGCAGCGTCTGATCGACCGCGGCATCACGGTCCACATCGGCCACAATGCCGCCAACATCCCCGAGGGGTGCGATCTGGTGATCCACTCGGCCATCATCAAACCGACAAACTCCGAGATCGTCGAGGCGCGTGCCCGGGGTATCGAGGTGCTTCACCGCCGTGACGCGCTGCTGCGCATCCTCAAAGAGAAAAAAGTTTACGCCGTCTGCGGCGCCCACGGGAAAAGCACGACGACGGCGATCCTCGCCTCGATCATGAGCGGCAGCGCGATCATCGGGGCCGAATCCAAAGGGTTCGGTTCCAACGTCCGATATGATGGCAGTACCGACGTGATGCTCTTTGAAGCCGACGAATCCGACGGCAGCTTTTTGAACTCCAACCCCTACTGTTCGATCGTGACCAACGCCGAACCCGAACACATGGAGTACTACAACTACAACATCGACGAGTTCCACAATGCCTACCGCCGTTTCGTCGAGATGGCCCCCCTGCGGGTCATCAACGCCGAAGATCCGTTTATGGCGACGCTCGAGTGCGACGCGATCCGCCTCTACCCCAGCACGGATATCACCAACATCACTTACATTCTCCTCGACGACGAGCCCTACACCCGTTTCACCCTCAAAAACATGGGAGAATTCGAGGTGTGGGGATTCGGCGAACACATCGCGATGGATGCGTCGCTGGCCATCCTCGCGGCGGCCCAGACGATGAGTATCGCCGCCATCCGCGCCAACCTGCTCCATTTCAAGGGGATCAAAAAACGGTTCGACGTTATTTTCAAAGGGACTGAGCGCGTCATTATCGACGACTACGCCCACCATCCCACCGAGATCAAAGCGACGATGGAATCGCTCAAGACGTACGCTGCGCTCAAAGGATTCGACCGCATCGTCGCGATCTGGCAGCCCCATAAATATTCCCGCACCATCGACAATCTCGACGCATTCGTCGAGTGTTTCGAAGGGTGCGACGACCTCGTTATCCTCCCCGTTTGGGCGGCGAGCGAAGAACCCCGCGAAATCGATTTCGAAGGGCGTTTCAAACGTTACAACCCGATGATGTGCGACAAACTCATCCGATCCGGGGACACGATCGACGCGATCGTGGGCGACGCCGTGGCGGCGACGTTTGATAAAGGGTTGATCGTCGGATTCGGCGCGGGGGATCTCACCTATCAGCTGCGGGGAGTCAAATAA
- a CDS encoding succinyldiaminopimelate transaminase has translation MHFEPYPFEKLNALLSGITPNPAYSPIVLTIGEPQFETPAFIQKSLSKHSEKLRYYPKTAGETELNGAMRGFVERRFGVKLQPDQLVSAFGTREVLFNFPQFFLFDKPHPVMAYTNPFYQIYEGAAIASRARVIHLNLTEANGFKPRIDETELAGCDLVILNFPNNPTASVLSLDELGEWVKLALKHDFCLINDECYSEIYTKEKVPSLLEASVHVGNTAFKNVLVINSISKRSSAPGLRSGFIAGDAQILKAYAQYRTYVGCASPLPLQMAAAMAWNDEKHVEEARAVYADNFKAAREILGVETSDATFYLWLKVNDALELTQRLYRDYNVKVLPGEFLARTDAAGENPGTGYIRIALVEERGRTIEALHRLKEALA, from the coding sequence TTGCATTTTGAACCCTATCCGTTTGAAAAACTCAATGCCCTCCTAAGCGGAATTACGCCGAACCCGGCCTATTCCCCGATCGTCCTTACCATCGGCGAACCGCAGTTCGAGACGCCGGCATTCATCCAAAAGTCGCTCTCCAAACACTCCGAAAAACTCCGCTATTACCCTAAAACCGCCGGAGAGACGGAACTCAACGGTGCCATGCGCGGCTTCGTCGAGCGCCGTTTCGGGGTCAAACTCCAGCCCGATCAGCTCGTCAGCGCGTTCGGAACCCGCGAAGTGCTGTTCAACTTTCCGCAGTTTTTCCTGTTCGACAAACCGCATCCCGTTATGGCCTACACCAACCCGTTTTACCAGATTTACGAAGGTGCCGCGATCGCGTCGCGCGCACGGGTCATCCATCTCAACCTTACCGAAGCCAACGGCTTTAAACCCCGTATCGACGAAACGGAGCTGGCCGGATGCGACCTCGTCATCCTCAATTTCCCCAACAACCCCACCGCATCGGTGCTCAGCCTGGACGAGCTGGGTGAGTGGGTGAAACTCGCCCTCAAACACGATTTTTGCCTCATCAACGACGAATGCTACAGCGAGATCTACACGAAAGAAAAAGTTCCGTCGCTTCTCGAAGCTTCCGTGCACGTCGGGAACACGGCGTTTAAAAACGTCCTTGTCATCAATTCGATTTCCAAGCGCTCATCGGCACCGGGGCTGCGCAGCGGGTTCATCGCCGGGGACGCGCAGATTCTCAAAGCCTATGCCCAGTACCGCACCTACGTCGGGTGCGCCTCTCCGCTCCCCCTTCAGATGGCCGCCGCGATGGCGTGGAACGATGAAAAACACGTCGAAGAGGCCCGTGCGGTGTATGCCGACAATTTCAAGGCGGCACGGGAGATACTGGGGGTCGAAACGTCTGATGCGACGTTTTACCTCTGGCTGAAGGTGAACGACGCCCTCGAGCTCACGCAGCGCCTTTACCGCGATTACAACGTCAAGGTCCTCCCCGGGGAATTCCTCGCCCGTACCGACGCCGCGGGGGAAAACCCCGGTACCGGCTATATCCGCATCGCCCTCGTCGAAGAGCGGGGCCGCACCATCGAAGCACTACACCGCCTGAAGGAGGCACTCGCATGA
- a CDS encoding polysaccharide deacetylase family protein has protein sequence MLRFVLPILLSLASLWGAALPVKIPVLCYHRFGPEVADSMTIKTSAFGEQLAWLKQNGYTVIPLDTAMRHVKGERVALPAKPVVITVDDGHKSVYSEMAPLVKRYKVPVTLFIYPSAISNAKYAMNWEQLRELEQSKLFRVESHTYWHPNFKHEKKKLPAAEYDKFVDKQLAGAKKKLEEKMGHEVKYLAWVFGIYDDELEKKAAQSGYVAALTIDRAHASAGKKMTSQPRYMIVSKHDLKAFARMVDGTEDRMPPSKKEVVAY, from the coding sequence ATGCTCCGGTTCGTACTGCCGATTCTTTTAAGCCTCGCTTCATTGTGGGGAGCGGCGCTTCCCGTTAAAATCCCCGTACTGTGCTATCACCGTTTCGGTCCCGAAGTGGCCGATTCGATGACGATCAAAACGTCCGCTTTCGGCGAACAGCTCGCGTGGCTCAAACAAAACGGTTATACCGTGATCCCCCTCGATACGGCGATGCGCCATGTCAAGGGAGAACGCGTCGCCCTGCCGGCCAAACCGGTCGTTATCACCGTCGACGACGGGCACAAAAGCGTTTATTCGGAGATGGCTCCGCTGGTAAAGCGCTACAAGGTCCCCGTAACCCTCTTTATCTACCCCAGCGCGATCTCCAACGCGAAGTACGCGATGAACTGGGAACAGCTCCGTGAGCTTGAACAAAGCAAGCTCTTCCGGGTCGAATCGCACACCTACTGGCACCCCAACTTTAAACACGAAAAGAAAAAACTCCCGGCCGCCGAATACGACAAATTCGTCGACAAACAGCTCGCGGGGGCGAAGAAAAAACTCGAAGAAAAGATGGGACACGAGGTGAAATATCTTGCGTGGGTGTTCGGGATCTACGACGACGAACTCGAGAAAAAAGCGGCTCAATCAGGTTACGTGGCTGCCCTCACCATCGACCGCGCCCATGCCTCCGCAGGCAAAAAAATGACTTCCCAGCCGCGCTACATGATCGTGAGCAAACACGATCTCAAAGCGTTCGCGCGGATGGTTGACGGAACCGAAGACCGTATGCCCCCCTCGAAAAAAGAGGTCGTAGCGTACTAA
- a CDS encoding MarR family winged helix-turn-helix transcriptional regulator: MNRCECPIDESLGCLTNHAAHAARNYLTRRLEEHGIDITIEQFKVMVVLWKEKVSTQQAIADFVGKDKTSITRLIAGLEKRSLITRATDENDKRCNLVTLTPQGIALEKPTMEILNAANEAIHREFDPEELAATLRVLKKMCHLLHYPSKESE; the protein is encoded by the coding sequence TTGAACCGCTGCGAATGCCCTATCGACGAATCGCTCGGCTGCCTCACCAACCACGCGGCGCATGCGGCCCGCAACTACCTGACACGACGGCTCGAAGAACACGGGATCGATATAACTATCGAACAGTTCAAGGTGATGGTCGTATTGTGGAAAGAGAAAGTTTCGACCCAGCAGGCGATCGCCGATTTCGTCGGAAAAGACAAAACCAGCATCACGCGCCTGATCGCGGGACTCGAAAAACGCTCCCTCATCACCCGTGCGACCGACGAAAATGATAAACGGTGCAACCTCGTGACCCTGACGCCGCAGGGAATCGCCCTCGAAAAACCGACGATGGAGATTCTCAACGCCGCCAACGAAGCGATCCACCGCGAATTCGACCCCGAAGAACTCGCCGCGACACTGCGAGTCCTCAAAAAAATGTGCCACCTACTCCATTATCCGTCAAAGGAATCCGAATGA
- a CDS encoding endonuclease MutS2: MSRLSHSLSELFGKLDLLPHVGALEHFFSREQNIAMQGDQERHYRYIEALDALEFKAPPKSVPFEAILNHLKKQGVLRFEEIFEVLKVVRYFRFLRNQGYGGLIGEWMGTIVIPEGFEEIDEYFDVEGKFIESRDEELYRISQRIKAIKTEINDAIKRLLHTQKLSSYLVDTQIHYVGDEECLLVRGGFNHVLKGSVVGRTGAGYFYVAPDAVLKSKEQLRYVLQERDAALYEYAKRFSAKLSGFVPFIGFIDREFDRYDHYQARVLFARAHDYAIVKPSGDDAIVLEEFAHPALHNPKPVSLAFKGNLLLITGVNAGGKTMLLKSILSACAMAKYLIPMRLNAHKSRIGSFKRIEAVIDDPQNVGNDISTFAGRMVQFAHLFEHKSALIGVDEIELGTDSDEAAALFAIVLDELIKRGQKIVVTTHHKRLAALMADRDDVELLAALYDEERRVPTYEFLHGVIGKSYAFETAARYGINPAILTRARALYGENHEKLSVLIERGSELERDLKRKNKEADERLEAIRAEQNALKEARENLRSDLERERNRLRAEYDAAIREAKAAAKEHDQAAIHRQLNRAQAKLPKVEVPKIAEPEKIVYEVGQTVKYRSQRGTVVSVGAKDAMIEVEGMRLRVKLADLKPSGNLPKKPKVTVTSQVEQKSGLKLDLHGLRGEEACEKMDKFLSDALLQGFDEVLIYHGIGTGKLAYAVKEFLKAHPSVKSFADAPAHMGGFGAKVVRL; encoded by the coding sequence ATGAGCCGTCTCTCCCACTCCCTCTCCGAACTCTTCGGAAAACTCGATCTCCTTCCCCACGTCGGGGCACTGGAGCACTTCTTCTCGCGCGAGCAGAACATCGCGATGCAGGGGGACCAGGAACGGCATTACCGCTACATCGAGGCCCTTGACGCGCTGGAGTTCAAGGCTCCGCCCAAAAGCGTTCCGTTCGAGGCGATCCTCAACCACCTCAAAAAACAGGGGGTCTTGCGGTTCGAGGAGATATTCGAAGTGCTCAAAGTCGTCCGATATTTCCGCTTTCTGCGCAATCAGGGCTACGGCGGCCTGATCGGCGAATGGATGGGGACGATCGTGATCCCGGAGGGGTTCGAGGAGATCGACGAGTATTTCGACGTCGAGGGGAAATTCATCGAAAGCCGCGACGAGGAGCTTTATCGGATCTCCCAGCGGATCAAGGCGATCAAAACCGAGATCAACGACGCGATCAAACGGCTCCTGCACACCCAGAAACTCTCCTCCTACCTCGTCGACACGCAGATCCACTACGTGGGCGACGAGGAGTGTCTGCTCGTGCGCGGCGGGTTCAACCACGTCCTCAAAGGTTCCGTCGTCGGACGGACGGGGGCGGGCTATTTCTACGTCGCCCCCGACGCGGTCCTCAAAAGCAAGGAACAGCTGCGCTACGTCCTGCAGGAGCGCGACGCCGCACTCTACGAGTACGCTAAGCGCTTTTCGGCGAAGCTTTCGGGGTTCGTTCCCTTTATCGGCTTCATCGACCGGGAATTCGACCGCTACGACCACTACCAGGCCCGCGTTCTCTTCGCCCGCGCCCACGATTACGCGATCGTGAAACCCTCCGGCGACGACGCGATCGTCCTCGAGGAGTTCGCCCATCCCGCCCTCCACAACCCCAAGCCCGTCTCCCTCGCGTTCAAAGGGAACCTCCTCCTCATCACCGGGGTTAACGCCGGGGGGAAAACGATGCTGCTTAAATCGATCCTCAGCGCGTGCGCGATGGCCAAATACCTGATCCCGATGCGGCTCAACGCCCACAAATCGCGCATCGGCAGTTTCAAGCGCATCGAGGCCGTCATCGACGACCCCCAGAACGTCGGCAACGACATTTCGACCTTTGCGGGGCGGATGGTGCAGTTCGCCCACCTCTTCGAGCACAAAAGCGCCCTGATCGGGGTGGACGAGATCGAGCTTGGGACCGACAGCGACGAGGCGGCGGCACTCTTTGCCATTGTCCTGGACGAGCTTATCAAACGGGGGCAGAAGATCGTCGTCACCACCCACCACAAGCGCCTCGCCGCCCTGATGGCCGACCGCGACGACGTCGAGCTCCTCGCCGCCCTCTACGACGAGGAGCGGCGCGTTCCCACCTACGAGTTCCTCCACGGTGTCATCGGCAAAAGCTACGCCTTCGAGACCGCCGCCCGATACGGGATCAACCCCGCCATCCTCACCCGCGCCCGCGCGCTGTATGGTGAAAACCACGAGAAACTGAGTGTCCTCATCGAACGCGGCAGCGAGCTCGAACGCGACCTCAAACGCAAGAACAAAGAAGCAGACGAACGGCTCGAAGCGATCCGCGCCGAGCAGAACGCCCTCAAAGAGGCGCGGGAAAATCTCCGATCCGATCTGGAGCGGGAGAGAAACCGTCTCCGCGCCGAATACGACGCCGCGATCCGCGAGGCGAAAGCCGCCGCCAAAGAGCACGATCAGGCCGCTATCCACCGCCAGCTGAACCGTGCGCAGGCGAAACTCCCCAAAGTCGAAGTCCCCAAGATCGCCGAACCCGAAAAAATCGTCTACGAAGTAGGGCAGACGGTCAAATACCGCAGTCAGCGCGGCACGGTGGTGAGCGTCGGGGCCAAAGATGCGATGATCGAGGTCGAGGGGATGCGCCTGCGGGTAAAACTCGCCGATCTCAAACCCAGCGGCAACCTCCCCAAAAAGCCCAAGGTCACCGTCACCTCGCAGGTTGAACAAAAGAGCGGCCTTAAACTCGACCTCCACGGACTGCGGGGCGAAGAGGCGTGCGAGAAAATGGACAAATTCCTCTCCGATGCGCTCTTGCAGGGGTTCGATGAAGTATTGATCTATCACGGTATTGGGACGGGGAAACTGGCCTATGCCGTCAAGGAGTTTCTGAAAGCTCATCCAAGTGTCAAAAGTTTCGCGGATGCTCCGGCGCATATGGGGGGATTTGGGGCGAAAGTGGTGAGGCTGTAA
- the ligA gene encoding NAD-dependent DNA ligase LigA, with product MTHTEYQNAVELLKKYSYHYYVLDDPITTDEEYDILYHKVVAYEHENPSHILADSPTQRVGDQPQEKFDKARHLSRMWSLEDLFNRDELDTWVNRITKVYGNVTFGCEPKFDGASLNLIYEGGRLSQAITRGDGVEGEDVTQNAKTIQSIPLSIDYAGRIEIRGEVVIFKDDFEQINEERLKNGESLFANPRNAAAGSLRQLDTRITASRRLVFMPYGIGENSLDIPNLSERMEWVYALGFRRPAMRHVCRSAEEIEGFYQEMLGVRDTFEMLLDGMVIKVDSISVQDELGYTVKNPRWAAAYKFPAIEKLTVLRDVILQVGRSGVVTPVAIVEPVDIEGVTVERSTLHNFDEIQRKDIRIGDKVIILRSGDVIPKIVKVIASERTGSEAVVPRPTHCPVCGSELLDEGALIKCQNLSCEARVVNSIIYFASKQCLNIDGLGDKIVEALHKAGLVHDVSDLFSLTMEQLLSLEGFKEKKSRNLIDAIAAARGCECWRFINALGIEHIGEVASKTLCGAFGTAFDTASREEILALEGFGGEMVESILEFVRVNGEKIETLRSILSPVAPVKIEAAENPFKGKSVVITGTMSVPRDVIKNLLESLGAKVASSVSKKTDYVVYGEDAGSKYDKAVELGVALLTESAFREMCEADASAPLADEATAPQGSGVKPKYSLFD from the coding sequence ATGACCCACACCGAATACCAAAACGCCGTTGAGCTGCTGAAAAAATATTCCTACCACTACTATGTCCTCGACGACCCGATCACGACGGACGAGGAGTACGACATCCTCTACCACAAGGTCGTGGCGTACGAGCACGAAAACCCTTCTCATATCCTTGCCGATTCGCCGACGCAGCGGGTAGGGGACCAGCCGCAGGAGAAGTTCGACAAGGCGCGCCATCTGTCGCGGATGTGGAGCCTCGAAGACCTCTTCAACCGCGATGAACTCGACACGTGGGTCAACCGGATCACGAAGGTATACGGCAACGTGACGTTCGGGTGCGAGCCCAAATTCGACGGGGCGAGCCTGAACCTGATCTACGAGGGGGGCAGACTTTCGCAGGCGATTACGCGAGGGGACGGCGTGGAAGGGGAGGACGTCACCCAAAACGCCAAGACGATCCAGTCGATCCCGCTTTCTATCGACTACGCCGGACGGATCGAGATCCGGGGCGAGGTGGTGATTTTCAAGGACGATTTCGAGCAGATTAACGAAGAACGGCTCAAAAACGGCGAGTCGCTCTTCGCCAACCCGCGTAACGCGGCGGCGGGAAGCCTGCGCCAGCTCGATACCCGCATCACGGCGTCGCGGCGTCTGGTGTTCATGCCTTACGGGATCGGGGAAAACAGTCTGGATATCCCCAACCTCTCCGAGCGGATGGAGTGGGTTTATGCGCTGGGGTTCCGCCGTCCCGCGATGCGCCACGTCTGCCGCAGTGCTGAGGAGATCGAGGGGTTCTATCAGGAGATGCTGGGGGTACGCGACACGTTCGAGATGCTGCTGGACGGGATGGTGATCAAAGTCGATTCCATCAGCGTGCAGGACGAACTGGGGTATACGGTCAAAAACCCCCGCTGGGCGGCGGCGTACAAGTTCCCCGCCATCGAGAAACTGACCGTCTTGCGCGACGTGATCTTGCAGGTGGGGCGCAGCGGCGTCGTTACCCCCGTCGCCATCGTCGAGCCGGTCGATATCGAGGGGGTCACCGTCGAGCGCTCGACCCTGCACAACTTTGATGAGATACAGCGCAAGGATATCCGGATCGGGGACAAGGTGATCATATTGCGCAGCGGCGACGTGATCCCTAAAATCGTTAAGGTGATAGCGAGCGAGCGTACCGGAAGCGAGGCCGTCGTGCCGCGTCCGACGCACTGTCCCGTCTGTGGAAGCGAACTGCTCGATGAGGGGGCGCTGATCAAATGCCAGAACCTCTCATGTGAAGCACGTGTCGTGAACTCGATCATCTATTTCGCCTCCAAGCAGTGCCTCAATATCGACGGGCTGGGGGACAAGATCGTCGAAGCGCTCCACAAGGCGGGACTGGTGCACGACGTGAGTGATCTCTTTAGTCTCACGATGGAACAGCTCCTCTCGCTGGAGGGGTTCAAGGAGAAAAAAAGCCGCAACCTGATCGACGCGATCGCGGCGGCCAGAGGGTGCGAGTGCTGGCGGTTCATCAACGCGCTGGGGATCGAACACATCGGGGAGGTGGCCTCCAAAACATTGTGCGGCGCTTTCGGGACGGCGTTCGATACGGCAAGCCGCGAAGAGATTCTGGCGCTGGAAGGGTTCGGCGGCGAGATGGTCGAGTCGATCCTTGAATTCGTCCGCGTCAACGGCGAGAAAATCGAAACGCTGCGAAGTATCCTGAGCCCCGTGGCCCCGGTTAAGATCGAGGCGGCCGAGAACCCGTTTAAGGGAAAAAGCGTCGTCATCACCGGGACGATGAGCGTGCCGCGCGACGTCATCAAAAACCTCCTCGAATCGCTGGGGGCGAAAGTCGCCTCGTCGGTATCGAAAAAGACCGATTACGTCGTGTACGGCGAAGATGCGGGGAGCAAATACGACAAGGCGGTGGAACTGGGAGTCGCTTTGCTCACCGAGAGCGCATTCAGGGAAATGTGCGAAGCGGACGCTTCAGCGCCGCTTGCCGATGAGGCTACGGCGCCGCAGGGGAGCGGTGTAAAGCCAAAATATAGCCTTTTTGATTAG
- a CDS encoding NAD(P)/FAD-dependent oxidoreductase, which yields MQKVHVAVIGGGYGGIRAVERLCKHPEITITLIDQNAYHYMQAEVYDFIANKVDMSHVMIDLPSLMKSFANVDFVCEEVQSVDAPQRSIRTATRTIDYDYLIIATGSRTYFPAFIPGLREHTHGVKSIPSALDFKQQFERALLDRIEAQRQGCDVKAFNIVIGGAGLSGVEIAAEMAAYANHFYQNGNFGCRGVDVYLIDAYESILFGMDPFLIRSAHERLEKLGVHVWHNNRISEVREKQIVLDNGKILDFEFMIFTGGVCASTLTERLAFEVNAKGHLIVKPDLSLAEHPEIFAIGDVAHLADAEGKLYPPTAQLAERSAEHAVRNILARLRGKPTAPFSYQNGGVMIALGGEYGAGLLPGGIRVKGYLAYLIKKAIFWLYTAPLRRRSLIGKRR from the coding sequence GTGCAAAAAGTTCATGTCGCGGTGATCGGCGGAGGATACGGCGGTATCCGCGCCGTCGAACGCCTCTGCAAACATCCCGAAATCACCATCACCCTGATCGACCAGAACGCCTACCACTATATGCAGGCCGAGGTCTACGATTTCATCGCCAACAAAGTCGACATGTCCCACGTCATGATCGACCTCCCCTCCCTGATGAAGAGCTTCGCCAACGTCGACTTCGTCTGCGAAGAGGTCCAAAGCGTCGACGCGCCGCAGCGCTCGATACGCACCGCGACCCGTACGATCGATTATGACTACCTCATCATCGCGACCGGAAGCCGCACCTATTTTCCGGCCTTCATTCCCGGCCTGCGCGAACACACCCACGGGGTCAAAAGCATCCCCAGCGCTCTGGATTTCAAACAGCAGTTCGAACGTGCGCTCCTTGATCGTATCGAAGCGCAGCGGCAGGGATGCGACGTCAAGGCGTTCAATATCGTCATCGGCGGCGCAGGGCTCTCAGGCGTCGAGATCGCCGCGGAGATGGCGGCCTACGCCAACCACTTTTACCAAAACGGCAATTTCGGCTGCCGGGGGGTGGACGTCTATCTCATCGACGCGTATGAAAGCATCCTGTTCGGGATGGATCCGTTTTTGATCCGCAGCGCGCACGAGCGGCTCGAAAAGCTGGGGGTGCACGTCTGGCACAACAACCGGATCAGTGAAGTGCGCGAAAAACAGATCGTCCTCGATAACGGAAAAATCCTCGATTTCGAGTTTATGATCTTCACGGGGGGGGTGTGCGCCTCGACCCTGACCGAGCGGCTGGCGTTTGAGGTCAATGCCAAGGGGCACCTCATCGTCAAGCCCGACCTCAGCCTCGCCGAACATCCCGAAATCTTCGCCATCGGGGACGTCGCCCACCTCGCCGACGCGGAGGGGAAACTCTATCCCCCTACCGCCCAGCTCGCCGAGCGGAGCGCCGAACACGCGGTCCGCAACATCCTAGCGCGTCTGCGCGGCAAACCCACGGCACCGTTTTCCTACCAAAACGGCGGCGTGATGATCGCTCTGGGGGGCGAATACGGCGCGGGGCTCCTCCCCGGCGGCATCCGCGTCAAAGGGTACCTCGCCTACCTAATCAAAAAGGCTATATTTTGGCTTTACACCGCTCCCCTGCGGCGCCGTAGCCTCATCGGCAAGCGGCGCTGA